DNA from Plasmodium yoelii strain 17X genome assembly, chromosome: 13:
CTATCATAAAACTTAAAACTTGATAGTAATTAATTGTATATCAATATacttatcatttttatctttattatttatattttttcccttAAATTTTCTCTTTCAAACCGTTTACACAATCCAAATAatcaatataatatgaatataacttaaatgtgtatccatatttttatttcaggAAGGTgtcatatattaaattcaaataactctcccataaaataaatcaaatatCTGTATATTTTGGTATGTATACATCAATTGAGCCTTAAACTCCAATTAACActtatataaaagaaattatGATACATTTAATAAGAACTCTCAAATGGATTCCCACAAATTAgcaataaaatacaaaaattatatagtATAGCTCAACACATTTGCCATCAAGTTATACTAACACGAAATCCAAATCATATAATTtgtcaaaatatattactttaTTCGTTCCTTTTCACCCTCATTTTTTCTTACATATTTAgacttaatataaatattaaaaactcCAACTTATcctttacatatttttaataatttatttcctatatatatttaaaacaaatctttaaactaataaatgttatcaaattataaaaaattatgcaaaattattcaaaattaaatgcaatataacacttaacccgaatatgggttccacaacataaaaattacataaaaattatacaaaaacagtgtaaaaacattataactatacatatataacattatatattatgattatctttaaaaattataatcaaaaattatcttcaaaaattatggtcaaaaataaaaactttcttatatcaatcattattactattcctggaaTAACCACTcccttcgaatcatatataatgattcattttctttacttGTTCTCTTAAATATCGCCTTTGAATTCGTTTAtcaaatacaaataatatatgctcTCCATAGATAGATATGTAATcactttatataatatatttatgaatgTGTAACatcaaatattaaatatattatttttattcatttgatgttttttttttgggggattctttttttttgagggatcttttatatactttaaaacgTAATTTAAGGTATTGAtaaaatctaaaaaatatttcaaatgaAAGGGCTACACTCATAATAATAAGTCCAATTTCAATCCATTCGTTTACCGATAACGCAAAAACAAGCATATTCAAAAACACCACCTTCGTAATTAATCCGTTGACCATTTTGTTTAACTCTAGTTTATCATTTAATTCGTCTTCGATACTTGAATTGATCTCATAATGCTCACTCACTACGATATTTCCTTCATTTTCCAATTCTTCTGATAcagaattattttctatcGGTACTATtgctaatttattattatttgtattatcaaTCTCTTTTTCTGTTTCTTCTATTTCTTCTATTTCttctatttcttttatttcttttatttctttgTGATGTCCATGAATTaactttttcctttttttatctacattttttgaataaagtGATTtcttactttttttattcttcTTTACATGTGAATCTACAGTATTTCgaatagatatatttttttcgtcatCATTATCGTGGTCATTAACTTGATTTTCAACACTCGAAGTTGATTCATAAAATTCATGTAAATTAAATTGGTTATCTCCATCTGATAATATCCTATTATTcctaatatttattatattccttTCAAGGCATAATTCCTGCaaagaaatgaaatatttattaacatatttccaattaattttaattgtttAACTTAAATGTTTTACCAATACAtcaaacaataatataaggTTAATGTAAAACAAATAGATACAAAAACTACAatcaaatattattaataataaatgaaaataatctGTAACTTACATTTTTCCCATATTCAAaagaacaaataaaaattgaaaaaagagcatattttaaaatactgACTCTCATTTTTAActttatttgttaaataaaTGAACTAATATATGTACTTAGAAATAATCTTTATAACTTGATATTTATTCCCataatagtaatatttataaataaattgtatgtctataaaaaacataatttatttcatttattaactttttccactttctataaaatttataaatgtattGTTGTAATAAATTCcgttatattcattaaaaccATTTATggttataaatattatttcttttttcaaataaatattaacctttctataaaaaatacacaatttttaatataatttataatacattaatatatttagtgTTACGAttctaatattttatgaacttgtatatgacaaaataataaatataaattcaaataataaaatattagatacatatattttttttatatgaataaatacatataatgaAAACATTAACCATCGTTGCTATTTACATTTAAACGGTTTCGTATTGTTATACTTCtccaatttttaattttatttaataatattctcGATTTTATTTACCacttttttgtaaaaatattttttttcatagaTTGGTATATAATCAGTctgtttataaatatatttcataatatacaacatcaaatatattatttctattcaaatcatataaaatatgatactCCCCAAATAAATCAGAcattataacattaaatacaaccaataaaaaaatggcataaattgtataaaaaCATTATATTCCACGGAATTACCGATTTATCATCATCCCCAAACCTTAAATCATAATTTAATTACTCTattaactttttatttttctcatttCACAAACATATTATCACACCTATAACATTTAAACACTATATCacctttatttttacatatctCAATCATAGtaaaaaatacaacaaataatataaatacaaaattcCATCATATACCAAATATATTGATTAATTCTCTCCTTttttaatcaaaatatacagaaattttaattttaattataattttctttatatatattacaccactatatttataataatgaacaaaatgtATCTgacttatttaaaatttatatacctTTTAAATTGGGACCCATAAATCTGCAACATTAAATCGGGACCCTggacattttttaattgccaaaaatattaaatattcctatcttaatattatttattggattttattttttatcttattgttataatcaactttataattacattaattcgttttatacatttattatattgtaatCATTTTACttaattatgcaaaaatcaAATTAACAAAACCATTATATTGTTGCCTTTTTGTTGGCAATAAATGTATTAACCCCAAGATCTAATAATTATGTTGAAGCAGACCCagaaattataaacaaaacaaaaaaaatgctaagtcgtttattaaaaaagttaaaaataacaaaactGCAGTTATATCTACTTTATTGAAACATTAGCACTAACATTTGGTGCTACGTTTGGTGTAATCCGTTATCAAAAGAATGGAATTACTAAAAAACAATCATCCAACAGTGAAACAAAACCCTTAACTGTTCCACTGAAAACACAATATCAGATAATAAAAGTACATCATCAACAATAAAAAGTGATATCAAACCATCACCATATAATTATACAATAACATAGTACCCACCAATATCGTATTGTAGTTACTGattcatattatgaaaataaacaaaaaattcaAGTATATCACACACTCtgtaaaaattaattgaTATAATTGATATAGTTAAACAAATGTCAATAATTCGAGACATTTAAGTatctttatattataaatctCCCTTTTTtgtaacattttattttaatttgtatatCCCATATATATAGTAATCATATATTggatttattaaaatgtgtcaatattttatattgcaATTCAAAACTTATATATATCCCCATCCTTCCTTTATAATGATTTAATTCCGATACACCATTGAAAAACCTTTTTGTTTTCCGATATTCCCCCATTTGTTAccataaaaaacatattcctcatataatacttatatgTCCTGTTACTTGTGTCAtttatagtaaaaataaaccGCGATTTATTCATTATTCCCAGTAGCATCACGATTTATTCTTTATTCCCAGTAGCATCACGACTTATTGTTTATTCCAAATAGTATCatgacatatttttatttgtaagtGATGTTTGATCTTAATACCATTATTGTAATGGAATTAATGAAGTGATCAGAATGATTCAATACAAATGTTACATTATatgtaatcattttttatattgttatttaaaacatataataccaatgtattttatgcatatatatacacattataataaaccaactaaaacatttttgctttaaaaaaaaattatatacattcatagaaaaaataaaatataacataaatgtAGAATGAAAATAAGCAAtttctttaaataaaaatattcataaaatgaacatattatgatatatataattcaatataaccatGAGCCCTGATCCCTAAACCTTTATTCCAATCTGAAATTGACTCTGAAGATGATATTAAAAgtggaaaattaaaaaaaatcttTGTTAACTTAAGTGGATACAttgttgaaaaaataaacaaatatgtttatatcgACTATGTAACCggtatacatattttaataacttaaaattttattccacattttgttttgttatttctttatcctattttacatttatataaatgtaaatatttccAATATATTCTATTCATCCACACAAaactataatattttcttttatatatttatacattattgttttttgttCACAGATTACTATTAATACCCCTATTATTGGAAATTTATTAACTGAAATAATTCACTCACCacaaatacaaaatattatgaGATTATGCATCATATTTTCCATGGAATAAATGTACATTTATCATAATGTTTTTTATCATCTTAATGTTGTAAtacattattaataaaataaatatcctTTCATATATCCTGtctatttaaattattgCCATAaccacattttttaatatactttGTTTCTGTACTATTTctcttattttcattatttttatacaacACCCCATCGTTATTATCAAccttataaattattaactaTATCAATCAAAATCCTCTAACTCATCtattaatgatttattttatctttctTAAATTTTATCTTTGGAACTCTTTCGAATTCCAAATgatgaatactaatatatttttagagTTATAAACAAGGAAGTTATAATTGAAATCAAATAAATCAGTCATACAACACTGTTTTATATAgattaataaaatacatatatttatattataatattacaaaaaatacattttttaattgtctATATAAGCCAAATTActtatattaatatgcagtttaattattatttttaatacttaTATTGAATTTTAAAGTCAGATTCAAAGAATCTGAAcccaaaaaaaaactattaattatatttattattctaaAGAATCgccttttcttttataaagataaaaaataaacaacaaaaataaaattataaatggtACAGGATCGGCCTTCataagtttatatatatttaataatggaTATTTTCCCCAATAAGtggaatttataaaatccttagtctgtttttttttagatgaatttataattatttccaCTTTTTTCTTTCGATCATTTGAGTTTATAAACTGTTTATCCTGTTTTTTGGGAGTagatgaatttataaattgtttATCCTGTTTTTTTGGAGTAGATGAATTGGTAAGCTTTTTATCCTGTTTGTTTTGACTAGATAAATTTATAgttattttcatttgtttttttcgaTCAGTTGGGTTTATAACTTCTTCTGTTGTTTCATTTGTatcaaacatatttatagcctttttcatgtttttttttttcttcgaTTTCTTTCTCCATCCAAATGGCAAATACTaacataaaattatgaaaaacatataatattttatagtgaggaaatattttaaaaaatgtatacttcgcaattttatttttatttaccttGTACATAATAGCTAAAGCAATGggtattaaaataattagaATTGAAATTCCCATTTTCTTGTATAGGTTGAGGGGATTATCACCTATTTCTGTTGTTCCACTTTCTGCTACTTTGATTCCAGAATCTTGAGGTGATGGTAGGTCATTAGATGGTGATTCATTTCTTGTGGCTTGTGGATCAAGTATACAATTATCTAATGTATAAGTTTCTATTggatttttaaaatattcattcACATAATTAATAGTTTTATCACCAagatttataattttttcgtAAAAATCTGTTATTGGTGGCAACAACTTTTCATATAAGTTATTGCTAATATTAGTAAACGTAATACTAAAATTTGAACTACACGTTTCAAATGCCCTTTTAATAAcatctatatatatagaggTATCTTTCCCTTTCTCTAAATTTTGTTCCCCCTTCACTTCATTGAACTCCACTTTTATAACTTTCGATGAACTTTTTGCTTCTTTACCTAATTCCTCAcaagtttttattttttctatctCTATAATTTCTGGAAAACAACTTTTGGTATCattatcttttttaaatttctcATAAGCATTTTTTAAAGTCACCAATACATCACAATAATATTCATCTTCAAAAACTTTAggtttttttaaaagaagTTGTATGTATTGTATTATCCAATTGTTaacaaaatttgaaaaatcaGAGTAATTTGAAGAACCGTTGTTATATTTAGTAATTGCATTACATAGGTTATTAAGTAACCCATAAAGTGTACGCATTCTATCAATATTAAGATTCATTATTTTGCGGTTTTTATCGATTTTATCacgatatattatataaattttattattttttataaacgtGACATAAAAATCTGCCACGCTTCCGTATCTCCCTGTTTTAAttagtttcattttattacttAACCATAGCATAACATACGTGATATAttcgttatttttattttcagattctatatttttattcgcaacgaataatttattaagtAATAACATAGTAACAGCACTAACTACTTGACCGATAGTATAACATTCTCCTTTCCATGCTTTATTGTTAGTTTGACAATAAGTTCGTATAGCAGTAGATACCTTACTTCTATCGAAAGAATAATTATCAGGCAAATGATTCTCAACATCTTTAAATGCTTcacactaaaaaaatattataaaaatcaataaaatatgtattaatgaaatattatgaaatttaagttaatttataaacaatgcaaaaacaataaaataaaattcattttattaaaaaatgtatataccaCATGGGAACTCATTATGctggattttatttttaatctgtaaaaaaattgtcaTAATATTATTGTGTACATAAGGaatgtattataataaaatatgttatccGGTTAATGGTCttctatataattaatatatatatttaaagagGTTCTATTAGTTTTAATACTAAATTAACATGctataataatagtattaaaaaggtatttaatttttatttgtgaCAATCACTAAATTTCCTTAAGAGGTTATttgtttaacatttttatatctatatataatacattttacacgtaatataatttttttaaataatatcttGAATAACTATAATGCACAAATTCATGGAatgtcataaaaaaaatagattatatttgtttcatataataatatatttatattataggTTTAcacatgaaaataaatatatattcgctacttttttaataaagaagtttcaaaatttattttaatttattttattatttgaatgtcaaatatttatatatgttattattctatattggatgttgcattttttaatatcatatctaataatataaaacaaattacTTATTTAGATTACAATATTTATAGAATAGGTTAACACTACtacttttctaaatatattatatgtagttcgtatttataatatataataactttatttataCTAAAATGtgctttattaaataattttagatGTATCTTTTTAAAACttggataatataaaaactaattttaatttacaaAAGAATCTATATGAAATTCTTTTCATGTAGTTTACTTAAATTTTATaggtttataattttaacatTTGCTTTTTATTTAGTGGcgataataaatttttagaaACATTATGTGAATTTCCCATGATAGTGCACATTTCtacttataatataaacatattatatactacatattttataataaaccatTTAGTTCAATATAgaaaaactatatttttaagaaaactatagaatcattaataaaattcatattatttttttgatgttgttaattctaatattatcccattaaaaaaatacttagTTAAAGGttataatattcatttgatgttttgtgcatacaattttaatcttatctcccgtataataatatatatgactACTGTATATCCATGTGATAgaattaaataaacataatacattaatctaatattagtATTGTTGTTACTAATGATATATCACTGTTTACTACAATGAAATAATTAATGCACTCAAGAGGAATAATTTAAAccaattaataattttcattgtttcagtgttttaaaatataacattttaaaaaatatgtattatctcgtaaaaacattatatttaaaatatatatttataagtttctgtatatataataatctaatataaatattattagttcaaaaaaaataattactatctattttttcgatatattttatattaatatttaattatatgaatttttcacaatataacaatatttcaatattagttattgtaaaatattttattattttatatgtatgtcATATAATAACAACGGTAttctatctatcatattatttataattattagaacaaaatatgatattaactattttaaatgtaatatattttatacatttcaTAATTCATATATCCTTAAAACTATGGAGTTTAAAATGTAATGGCGACTAATATAATagtatacctttatagtaaataaattaatgggTAGAAAACTAtttctataatttaaatttaaaactttagcataaaatgaaactatatataatcaaaaattaagataatatacatatatctatatttatttttttattaatatgcatatttttattgattattaaaaatgttagatgcataaaatccCTTTTGtagataacgttgtattgtcgatactcgatcgatattttatgaatatatattattacagttcagttggataacaCGATTTGAatctaaataaatatgacacaaataataagttttactaaataaatattttcacaaaatatagaaatgcattatatattatgatgtCCACAATTCAATATAACTCTTGATTAACAAGTCTTATATAATAagcaattatgatataggataatatgaattcatatatattcaatatctatattaatatatacaatataaatattttactttaCCCATATTATATCTCTAtaaacactcaattatatatgttataactcatgaaaaaaatgttacaCAACCTCTTTCACATTAATGACTATGCTCCTTTGGGTGCTGCATATTGGGGCATATTTTGATATTAAACATACAagtatagtatatatatttaatcaccATTTATAGATAAATAAATGATCACATTATAAACagattaataaaaatataacccTAACCCAAAGCATAGATTTCATAGAACAAAACTATAACTTATAATACAGAACCCTGACCCAAAATATGAGTTCTCCAAAATGCAACTCTAAACCTCAGCATagcttataattttattaataagtgCGTTTAAATTATTCCATTTAAATTCATTCTTCCATAACTCCATTTATCATTCGGTTCAGGTGTTACTGAGGAaggaaataatttattatgatTTCCTTCCAATTCCATTCCATCTCCCCCAGTTTCTTATATTATgcattgttaatatttaaatcaaCGTTTTCTTTTAGGATCAAATCGATACTTTGGAATAATCTTTCTATATCTATTTCAATATTTGACCAATTGACCCATAAACCATTAACacaaaattaacaataaaatacaaaaatgcATAGTATAGTTCAATACATTTACCATTAAGTTATATTAACACGAAATCCAATTCTTATAGTTtgtcaaaatatattactttaCTCGTTCCTTTTCATACTCATTTTTTCTTACATATTTAgacttaatataaatattaaaaagtcCAACTTAttctatacatatttttaataatttttttactatatatatatttaaaacaaatctttaaactaataaatattatcaaattataaaaaattaagtaaaatacaaaatccTAATCCCAATATGggtcccacaacataaaaactatataaaaattatgcaaaaactGTACAAACacataacattatatttaattggttatattatttaattattcttATAAACCACAAAATTATGGTCAAAATTACTTATTTCAAAATAGACaaattcttaaaatatatcaaccattattactattcatGGAATAATCACtgctcttcgaatcatatattaatggtCCATtccttcttcattttttttagttttttccttaaatatagttttttaaaTCGATTCCGAAATCCagataacgaatactaatataaaatgttaagaaacgtATGATTTGTTTATTAGtgtttctatatatataatgaaaatatttttttaatttcttattattaccttataataaattcctataaaaactattattataccaaaaatcaataaaagtatataaaaattgttttctATCAAGAAAATTAATGATGAAAATCCATATATTGGCATATAAATCTTTGTTTTTATCGATGGCAAGGATGAactattgttatttttcttttttaaattatcataatcatttgataaagtatataaaacatataatattttacgaTATAAaccatttttagtaatattagAATCACTGATAACTCCTTCATAGTTTTTAACAAACCCATTTGCAGCTTTCTCACATTGATCGCAATTTGGGACGTGTCCAGCATCGGTAACATGCATATTACATAATGATGttaatgcatcatataatttagatataatgcTCTTATccatacttaaaaaataatcatttctatctataagatccttataatttttataagcaGTAACACCTTCTATACCCTTTTTATAGCTCTCGACactgtttatatatttattataaaattcatttatatttttttctccattTGTGGTTTTGTTTAAcgtataacttaaccatatcataatgtattcaacaatattgatgtTACTTTTTGCATTagatttaaaattatcagaATCTTTAAAGAATTCatcaaacaaaaataaacatccagcattaatttttCCGAGATTACTATCACAACTATCATTAGTACAATACTTATCGAAATTGCGTCCACTATTAAAATAATGGTTTCCTACTGTGTCCAAATGATCGGAAATCGAGGTCCTTACAGTATAGAGCAATTGACACTaagaaaaaatttaaaaacattattataaatgtgcattattgaaaattttattaaagtttaatgatatttatatataatacaatatcaaaaaatgtaaaggaaaacattattaaaaaatccaTATACCATATACCTATCCATTGTGATgagattttatttttgatttataaATTGAGTAAAAGCATgatgttttatatacactgcATCAAATATGTGACGCAAATGTTTTAACCCAATATATAAcaactgtctgtagttaaatatattaaaagtttttcaataattaatataaaataatattattactaaagaaaTCCTGCATTCCTGgtttatgataattagctAATTCACCTTAAATACAGGgttgtttaatacattttttataatatgtatataaatttatacataaaattattattcttaatacCTTTCGGTATAATTCTATCACAAACTTATAGTGGCATTGTAATgagtttaaaatatattttcttatatatatcccttaataaagaaaataaacaatatcatattttttgttttaataaatggcATCCAAAAACTAATATACTGCACAAATCGGAATAAttgagaaatatattattgctataatccttaaaagcatataaatattatttaataagattgattaaatttttatatatttgtttcttataaaatataatatattttctcaaaaattatagtattttcaaattaatttatGTTACTtctctatgcaaattatataaattgatattatttttaataaatatagataaattaaaaaaaaatttaatgcattaaataaattttttttattcgtaTATACTTCAACTTATATGTATACCTTATTGggaaatttatattttattttacgcataatttccattctttaaaacaattatcATTGTACTCGTGTTTATTAAtctatttataagcttaaatacgTCTTTGAAAGCATAtcgtttttaaaataatacttagtaaatatataacacataaataactattgatggaattttaaagtataataaaaaaatatttgtaaataGGTTGTTATGTTgccctttaagaggagaaagatatattttctcttttaatatataaatttatgtaaatattcgctaaattttatggattgtccatttttatcttatatattctactACTATAGTTATCAGTGTTAcgcattcaaataatttgttaaaaatcgtatattttattaattatatggtaaaataatgataatataaaacgcgttaatatggaatttaacatgaattgagtctttagcattttctttatttatccagttttttataatataaagcCACATATCCCAAATTGGACCTTTaacaaatgtataaaaatgatacctttataatgtattatgtgtctttttgataaaattaatatttaattgtatAAAGTTCCCGCAATAAAACAacatttcaatattaattattggtattttattagattatatgtatagtcatataataataacacattttatctataacattaaattttattaatatacttatgctttttcaaataactacttataatatattcccaatttatatatacctcaaaactataaagcttaaaaattaataataattaatcgAATGTTATACCTTTATGACAAATAAATTAACGTATATAAtgcaacttctattaatacaaatgtaaaatacaAAAGAATAGTagctacaattaaaacttcaaaaaatcttagaagcataataatatatatagataatgCTATATTGTCGATATATATCAACCTATACTTTATCACTATCTATTATATGTCCCTAATGTCcttaattaacaataaaaataacaatatatccATATAATGCACACcaatattcaaaattataacttttactaaataaaatctttcatcaaacaaacaaatgcattgtatattataatctccataattcaata
Protein-coding regions in this window:
- a CDS encoding PIR protein gives rise to the protein MDRYMCQLLYTVRTSISDHLDTVGNHYFNSGRNFDKYCTNDSCDSNLGKINAGCLFLFDEFFKDSDNFKSNAKSNINIVEYIMIWLSYTLNKTTNGEKNINEFYNKYINSVESYKKGIEGVTAYKNYKDLIDRNDYFLSMDKSIISKLYDALTSLCNMHVTDAGHVPNCDQCEKAANGFVKNYEGVISDSNITKNGLYRKILYVLYTLSNDYDNLKKKNNNSSSLPSIKTKIYMPIYGFSSLIFLIENNFYILLLIFGIIIVFIGIYYKYSLSGFRNRFKKLYLRKKLKKMKKEWTINI
- a CDS encoding fam-b protein; protein product: MRVSILKYALFSIFICSFEYGKNELCLERNIINIRNNRILSDGDNQFNLHEFYESTSSVENQVNDHDNDDEKNISIRNTVDSHVKKNKKSKKSLYSKNVDKKRKKLIHGHHKEIKEIKEIEEIEEIEETEKEIDNTNNNKLAIVPIENNSVSEELENEGNIVVSEHYEINSSIEDELNDKLELNKMVNGLITKVVFLNMLVFALSVNEWIEIGLIIMSVALSFEIFFRFYQYLKLRFKVYKRSLKKKESPKKKTSNE
- a CDS encoding PIR protein, whose amino-acid sequence is MSSHVCEAFKDVENHLPDNYSFDRSKVSTAIRTYCQTNNKAWKGECYTIGQVVSAVTMLLLNKLFVANKNIESENKNNEYITYVMLWLSNKMKLIKTGRYGSVADFYVTFIKNNKIYIIYRDKIDKNRKIMNLNIDRMRTLYGLLNNLCNAITKYNNGSSNYSDFSNFVNNWIIQYIQLLLKKPKVFEDEYYCDVLVTLKNAYEKFKKDNDTKSCFPEIIEIEKIKTCEELGKEAKSSSKVIKVEFNEVKGEQNLEKGKDTSIYIDVIKRAFETCSSNFSITFTNISNNLYEKLLPPITDFYEKIINLGDKTINYVNEYFKNPIETYTLDNCILDPQATRNESPSNDLPSPQDSGIKVAESGTTEIGDNPLNLYKKMGISILIILIPIALAIMYKYLPFGWRKKSKKKKNMKKAINMFDTNETTEEVINPTDRKKQMKITINLSSQNKQDKKLTNSSTPKKQDKQFINSSTPKKQDKQFINSNDRKKKVEIIINSSKKKQTKDFINSTYWGKYPLLNIYKLMKADPVPFIILFLLFIFYLYKRKGDSLE